In a single window of the Papaver somniferum cultivar HN1 chromosome 8, ASM357369v1, whole genome shotgun sequence genome:
- the LOC113302153 gene encoding heparan-alpha-glucosaminide N-acetyltransferase-like, with translation MNSSTDPNDHHCIQISNNATINNINSTSNGKTEDVTGEIDVSLKQSRLVSVDVFRGLSVALMVFVDHVGGIQPAINHSPWNGVTLADFVMPFFLFIVGVALSFAYKRLKCRVDATKKAVLQALKLFIFGIVLQGGYFHGINNLTYGVDIQQIRLMGTLQRIAIAYLLTAVCEIWLKREGVVKLGRTMLKKYKFQWIFVLVLIVTYTSLLYGLRVANWKYQMPSESSSFSSNITSVNCGVRGDTGPACNAVGMIDRKFFGIQHLYKRPTYARAKECSINSPGNGPLPSNAPSWCQAPFDPEGVLSSVMAVVTCMIGLHFGHIVLHFKDHKDRIISWTTPAAGLVVMGFVLDFCGMHINKSLYSLSYTCVTVGAAGILFVGIYVMVDVFGFRKPTWIFEWMGKHALVIYILAACNVLPILLQGFYWKEPENNFLRLIGIGQS, from the coding sequence ATGAATTCTTCAACAGATCCTAATGATCATCACTGTATACAGATTTCTAATAATGCAACAATCAATAATATTAATAGTACTAGTAATGGCAAAACTGAAGATGTTACTGGTGAGATAGATGTTTCTTTGAAGCAGTCGCGTTTAGTTTCTGTCGACGTATTCAGAGGACTCTCGGTGGCGCTTATGGTATTTGTAGATCATGTTGGTGGTATCCAACCTGCAATTAATCATTCGCCATGGAATGGTGTTACTCTAGCTGATTTTGTTATGCCATTCTTCTTGTTCATCGTTGGAGTTGCTCTGTCGTTCGCTTATAAGAGGTTGAAGTGCAGAGTTGATGCAACTAAGAAGGCTGTACTTCAGGCACTCAAGCTTTTTATCTTCGGCATTGTGCTTCAAGGCGGTTATTTCCATGGCATCAACAACCTAACTTATGGTGTTGATATACAACAAATTAGATTGATGGGTACGCTACAGAGGATTGCAATAGCATATTTATTAACAGCTGTATGTGAGATTTGGCTCAAGAGGGAGGGCGTTGTGAAATTAGGACGAACTATGCTTAAGAAGTATAAGTTCCAATGGATATTTGTTCTGGTGCTTATTGTGACATATACTTCACTGTTGTATGGGCTACGTGTTGCCAATTGGAAGTACCAAATGCCTAGTGAAAGCTCCTCTTTCTCTTCAAACATAACATCGGTAAATTGTGGAGTTCGTGGAGATACTGGACCTGCCTGTAATGCTGTTGGAATGATTGACCGTAAATTTTTTggaattcaacatttatataagAGGCCGACCTACGCTCGGGCGAAAGAATGTAGCATCAACTCACCAGGTAACGGCCCACTTCCATCGAATGCACCTAGTTGGTGTCAAGCCCCATTTGATCCAGAAGGAGTTTTAAGTTCTGTGATGGCAGTTGTTACTTGCATGATTGGCCTGCATTTTGGTCATATAGTATTACACTTTAAGGATCACAAGGATAGGATAATATCTTGGACGACGCCTGCTGCTGGTCTAGTTGTTATGGGATTCGTTTTGGACTTCTGCGGGATGCACATAAACAAATCCCTCTACTCTTTAAGCTACACATGTGTTACAGTTGGTGCTGCAGGCATTCTTTTTGTCGGAATTTATGTGATGGTTGATGTATTTGGTTTCAGAAAACCAACCTGGATTTTTGAATGGATGGGAAAGCATGCTCTGGTGATATATATTCTTGCAGCATGCAATGTTTTGCCTATCCTCTTACAGGGTTTCTATTGGAAGGAGCCTGAAAACAACTTTCTGAGATTAATTGGTATTGGCCAATCTTAA